Proteins co-encoded in one Marinobacter gudaonensis genomic window:
- a CDS encoding response regulator: protein MISVYIADDHSIVREGIRSLVASAPDMEVVGEASDGDEALRQMPQQKPEVFLMDMSMPGCSGLELIERVRRRSPETHILVLSMHREDLYATRTIRAGARGFITKTRPPSELLEALRKVARGQLYITRELADRLAMDALTGKPEEEAHARLTKREYEIFLDLARGMNVGDIAEKLHVSSKTVSTHKARLMEKLNANSISDLVRYALSQDLL from the coding sequence ATGATTAGCGTCTACATTGCCGACGATCACAGCATTGTCCGGGAAGGTATTCGGTCCCTGGTGGCGTCTGCCCCGGATATGGAAGTTGTGGGAGAAGCCTCGGATGGTGACGAGGCGCTCAGGCAGATGCCCCAGCAAAAACCGGAAGTCTTTCTGATGGACATGTCCATGCCCGGCTGCTCGGGGCTGGAACTGATTGAACGCGTTCGGCGGCGGTCGCCCGAGACTCACATTCTGGTTTTGAGTATGCATCGGGAGGATCTGTACGCCACCCGAACTATTCGGGCCGGCGCCCGGGGCTTCATTACCAAGACACGTCCGCCCTCGGAGCTTCTCGAAGCACTCCGAAAGGTGGCCCGTGGCCAGCTTTATATCACTCGGGAGCTGGCAGACCGGCTGGCAATGGACGCGCTGACCGGAAAGCCCGAAGAAGAAGCGCACGCCAGACTGACCAAGCGTGAATACGAGATTTTTCTGGACCTTGCCCGGGGCATGAACGTGGGTGACATTGCGGAGAAATTGCACGTCAGCTCCAAGACTGTAAGCACCCATAAGGCTCGCCTCATGGAAAAGCTGAACGCCAACAGTATTTCGGATCTTGTAAGGTACGCTCTGTCCCAGGATCTTCTCTGA
- a CDS encoding PAS domain-containing sensor histidine kinase, with translation MEARIGDRLYRLTLARFHCPDGSSLVQLADITDYRHLSERIAINEQRFRSLFSQNPFAVCSMDLQGRLVEMNHCTEELTGYPERQLCDYHWETLVDPRDRQAARECFEAALSGIPCSYRCRVKRSGGQTALLQVTYIPILVEGEVTGVFGVARDKTERYRLEESRRLLQACMSQIHDVIIITEVDPLDPPGPRIVYVNEGVERMTGYRPEELLGNTPRIFQGPDTDRAALRRIRRALEMHEPIKEVLVNYCKNGVPFWNEIEIVPIPRSGTEGRAYFAAVQRDITETKRREAELRHSQEELRQLSRAQEGLLEQERRRIARDLHDELGQTLTALKLNLAVAVDGIDELSAEHRRRLESTIDSVDDAVEKVREISANLRPPMLDDLGFEAAAEWLLSKWGERNGLDVEWRSESTESGRLGGEQATALYRILQEGMTNVSRHSRASRVTVSYRETEERAVLEIRDNGVGFDPVARHHGSGLLGIRERVTMLGGELTVESALGKGVRIQVELPLATGE, from the coding sequence ATGGAAGCACGAATTGGCGACCGTCTCTACCGCCTGACTCTCGCCCGGTTCCACTGCCCGGACGGATCCAGCCTTGTCCAATTGGCAGACATTACCGATTATCGCCATCTCTCCGAGCGCATTGCGATCAATGAGCAACGCTTTCGCTCACTGTTCTCCCAGAATCCTTTTGCGGTCTGCAGCATGGATCTGCAGGGGCGGCTTGTGGAAATGAACCACTGCACCGAGGAGTTGACCGGCTACCCCGAGCGGCAGCTTTGCGACTACCACTGGGAAACGCTGGTGGATCCCAGAGATCGGCAGGCGGCCAGGGAATGTTTCGAGGCGGCACTGAGTGGAATTCCCTGCAGCTACCGTTGCCGGGTCAAACGTAGCGGCGGACAGACGGCGCTGCTGCAGGTGACCTACATCCCGATCTTGGTGGAGGGCGAGGTAACCGGTGTATTCGGTGTTGCCCGTGACAAAACCGAGAGATACCGCCTGGAGGAAAGTCGACGTCTGCTACAGGCCTGCATGTCGCAAATCCACGATGTGATCATTATTACCGAAGTGGATCCGCTGGATCCGCCGGGGCCGCGTATTGTGTACGTCAATGAGGGCGTGGAGCGGATGACCGGGTATCGGCCAGAAGAGCTTTTGGGCAATACCCCCCGGATTTTTCAGGGACCAGACACTGACAGGGCCGCTTTGCGCCGGATACGTAGGGCGCTGGAGATGCATGAACCGATCAAGGAGGTGTTGGTCAACTACTGCAAGAATGGCGTCCCTTTCTGGAATGAAATCGAGATTGTGCCTATTCCGCGGTCCGGGACGGAGGGTCGAGCCTATTTTGCAGCGGTTCAACGCGACATTACCGAGACCAAGCGCCGGGAAGCCGAGCTTCGGCACTCCCAGGAGGAATTACGACAGTTGAGTAGGGCCCAGGAAGGGCTGCTGGAACAGGAGCGGCGTCGGATCGCCCGGGATCTCCACGACGAACTTGGGCAGACGTTGACGGCACTCAAGCTGAACCTGGCCGTTGCCGTTGACGGCATTGACGAGTTGTCCGCAGAGCACCGACGTCGGTTGGAAAGCACGATCGATTCGGTGGATGACGCGGTGGAGAAGGTCCGCGAGATTTCTGCGAACCTGCGCCCGCCCATGCTGGACGACCTCGGTTTTGAGGCGGCGGCGGAATGGTTGCTGTCGAAATGGGGTGAGCGCAATGGTCTGGATGTGGAATGGCGCTCGGAATCGACGGAATCTGGTCGGCTCGGGGGTGAGCAGGCTACCGCTCTGTATCGCATCCTGCAGGAAGGCATGACGAATGTGAGTCGACACTCCAGAGCCTCCCGGGTAACGGTTTCTTACCGCGAGACCGAGGAACGGGCGGTTCTCGAGATCCGTGACAATGGCGTAGGCTTCGACCCGGTCGCTCGTCACCATGGCTCCGGTCTTCTGGGTATCCGGGAACGTGTGACCATGCTGGGCGGTGAGCTGACGGTCGAGTCGGCCCTGGGTAAGGGCGTAAGAATACAGGTAGAGTTGCCGCTGGCAACTGGAGAGTGA
- a CDS encoding protein-glutamate methylesterase/protein-glutamine glutaminase has protein sequence MTAPVSVFIVDDSAVVRQVLGQLLMSDPGIRVAGAAPDPIFALQKMQKDWPDVIILDVEMPRMDGITFLRKLMKERPTPVVICSTLTEKGADTTLQALSAGAVDIITKPKLGLRDFLQAGGPHMVQVLKAAARAKLAAVPRARPVASPEPRAAAPVAMARTTDQVVALGTSTGGTQALEAVLTRLPADCPGIVVVQHMPEKFTAAFAQRLNQLCRCEVREAVDGDRVIPGLVLIAPGGRHMQLRRSGAQYRVGVADGPPVNRHKPSVDVLFRSVANTAGRNALGIIMTGMGDDGAQGLLAMRQAGAHTIAQDQQTSVVFGMPREAIELGAAAEVLPLSDMAQAIMGSGGRRSLAS, from the coding sequence ATGACGGCGCCGGTTTCCGTGTTCATCGTCGACGATTCGGCAGTGGTTCGGCAGGTACTCGGTCAGTTGCTGATGTCGGATCCCGGGATACGGGTCGCTGGTGCGGCGCCTGATCCGATCTTTGCCTTGCAGAAAATGCAGAAGGACTGGCCCGACGTGATCATCCTGGACGTGGAAATGCCCCGGATGGATGGCATCACCTTTCTTCGCAAGCTGATGAAAGAGCGTCCGACACCTGTGGTGATCTGCTCGACTCTCACCGAGAAGGGCGCGGATACCACGCTCCAGGCCCTGTCCGCCGGCGCCGTGGATATCATTACCAAGCCGAAACTCGGTTTGCGGGATTTCCTGCAGGCCGGTGGTCCGCACATGGTGCAGGTCCTTAAAGCGGCCGCCCGGGCAAAGCTCGCTGCAGTGCCCCGTGCGCGTCCCGTTGCTTCGCCCGAGCCCAGGGCGGCAGCGCCGGTGGCCATGGCCCGTACCACCGACCAGGTGGTGGCGCTGGGCACCTCCACAGGCGGAACCCAGGCCCTGGAAGCGGTGCTGACGCGGTTGCCGGCGGACTGCCCGGGTATTGTCGTGGTGCAGCACATGCCGGAGAAATTCACGGCGGCTTTTGCCCAGAGGCTGAACCAGCTCTGCCGCTGTGAGGTACGTGAAGCGGTGGACGGTGATCGGGTCATCCCCGGTCTGGTACTGATTGCTCCGGGCGGTCGCCACATGCAGCTTCGTCGCAGCGGCGCCCAGTACCGGGTAGGCGTTGCCGATGGCCCGCCGGTGAACCGGCACAAGCCGTCGGTGGACGTACTGTTTCGATCGGTCGCCAATACCGCAGGGCGCAATGCCCTGGGCATCATCATGACCGGCATGGGCGACGACGGCGCCCAGGGGTTGCTGGCCATGCGCCAGGCGGGTGCCCACACCATCGCCCAGGACCAGCAAACCTCGGTGGTTTTTGGCATGCCACGGGAAGCCATCGAGCTGGGCGCCGCCGCAGAAGTCCTGCCTCTGTCGGACATGGCGCAGGCGATTATGGGTTCCGGCGGCAGACGGTCACTGGCGTCCTGA
- a CDS encoding chemotaxis protein CheD yields MTAHLGSGIDIFLHPGDWYFGDRDTRIRTTLGSCVAVTLWHRELKLGGMCHYMLPGPSLENALNARYGEDALQLLVAEIRQQGTAVTDYEAKLFGGASMFDVGPHGSSVARRNVEAAEALMLRHGVTVTARSLGGTGYRRLFFNIADGDVWVSRGESRAEPAGAVSSGGAV; encoded by the coding sequence ATGACTGCACACCTGGGTTCGGGTATCGATATCTTTCTTCATCCCGGGGACTGGTACTTCGGGGATCGCGACACCCGGATTCGTACCACCCTGGGGTCCTGCGTCGCGGTAACGCTCTGGCACCGGGAGCTTAAGCTGGGCGGCATGTGTCACTACATGCTGCCGGGCCCCAGCCTCGAGAACGCGCTCAATGCCCGTTATGGCGAGGACGCCCTGCAGTTGCTGGTTGCTGAAATTCGTCAGCAGGGCACGGCGGTGACCGACTACGAGGCCAAACTGTTTGGCGGCGCCAGCATGTTTGACGTAGGCCCCCATGGCAGCTCGGTCGCCAGGCGCAATGTCGAGGCCGCTGAGGCCCTGATGCTGCGGCACGGCGTTACGGTAACTGCACGAAGCCTCGGTGGCACAGGCTATCGGCGGCTGTTCTTCAACATTGCCGATGGCGATGTCTGGGTAAGTCGCGGCGAAAGCCGGGCAGAGCCGGCTGGCGCGGTGTCTTCCGGAGGTGCTGTATGA
- a CDS encoding CheR family methyltransferase, translating to MSSTTELRAQSVTSAVNAAPVLGEAEFREFQAMIFAVAGIHMPASKRTMVAGRLSKRLKALEMGSYAEYWRHLKMNASEKQTAVDLLTTNETYFFREPRHFEFLRERILGERQRQGRFRLWSAACSSGEEAYTAAMVLSDTLGAGGWEILASDISTQVLEKARAGRYPLARTDRIPPESLKRHCLKGIGEAAGTLMVDPVLRARVEFRQINLNTRLPDVGLFDVIFLRNVMIYFNAETKQQIVARLQACLRPGGYLLIGHSETLNGFQNGLEAVAPSIYRKQK from the coding sequence ATGTCCTCGACCACTGAGCTGCGTGCCCAGAGCGTGACGAGTGCGGTGAATGCCGCACCGGTACTTGGCGAGGCCGAGTTCCGGGAGTTTCAGGCGATGATCTTTGCGGTTGCCGGCATTCACATGCCGGCGAGCAAGCGAACCATGGTTGCCGGACGACTCTCCAAGCGGTTGAAGGCGCTGGAAATGGGTAGCTACGCCGAGTATTGGCGGCACCTGAAGATGAATGCCTCGGAGAAACAGACCGCGGTCGATCTCCTCACCACTAACGAGACCTACTTCTTCCGAGAGCCGCGGCACTTTGAGTTTCTCAGGGAGCGGATTCTGGGGGAGCGCCAGCGCCAGGGGCGCTTCCGCCTCTGGAGCGCCGCCTGCTCTAGCGGCGAAGAGGCCTACACTGCGGCTATGGTGTTGTCGGATACGCTGGGCGCCGGAGGCTGGGAAATCCTGGCGTCGGATATCAGCACCCAGGTTCTGGAAAAAGCCAGGGCCGGTCGCTACCCCTTGGCAAGGACCGATCGGATTCCGCCAGAAAGTCTGAAGCGCCATTGCCTCAAAGGCATTGGTGAAGCCGCCGGTACCCTGATGGTGGATCCGGTTCTGCGGGCGCGGGTGGAATTCCGCCAGATCAATCTCAACACGCGGCTGCCGGACGTTGGGCTGTTCGATGTGATTTTTCTGCGCAACGTGATGATCTACTTCAATGCCGAGACCAAGCAACAGATCGTTGCCCGGTTGCAGGCCTGTCTGCGTCCGGGGGGGTATCTGCTTATTGGTCATTCGGAGACCCTGAACGGGTTCCAGAACGGGCTCGAGGCGGTGGCGCCCTCCATTTACCGGAAGCAAAAATGA
- a CDS encoding chemotaxis protein CheW — MNQVQRQQEVVRLADTSGDQNQYLTFQIGREMFAVGILHIREIIEYGSLTTVPMMPRFVRGVINLRGSVVPVIDLSARFGRGESAINRRSCVVILEVESADESLQEIGVIVDAVSEVLEIPPADIEPAPSFGARIRADFIAGMGKVQGQFVILLDVQQALNTREMAELAAISDGHQDVLDH; from the coding sequence ATGAACCAGGTACAAAGACAGCAGGAGGTGGTCCGCCTGGCGGATACCTCCGGAGACCAGAACCAGTATCTGACTTTTCAGATTGGCCGCGAGATGTTTGCCGTGGGCATTCTTCACATCCGGGAAATCATCGAGTATGGCAGCCTGACCACCGTGCCCATGATGCCCCGGTTCGTGCGGGGTGTGATAAACCTGCGGGGCAGCGTGGTGCCGGTCATCGACCTCTCGGCCCGGTTTGGTCGGGGCGAGAGTGCTATTAACCGCCGCAGCTGCGTGGTGATTCTCGAGGTGGAAAGCGCGGACGAGAGCCTTCAGGAAATCGGGGTGATTGTAGACGCGGTGTCCGAGGTGTTGGAAATTCCGCCTGCGGACATCGAGCCGGCGCCCAGTTTTGGCGCCCGGATCCGGGCCGATTTTATTGCTGGTATGGGCAAGGTGCAGGGCCAGTTTGTGATTCTGCTGGACGTTCAGCAGGCCCTGAACACCCGTGAAATGGCCGAACTGGCCGCGATCTCGGATGGCCACCAAGATGTCCTCGACCACTGA
- a CDS encoding methyl-accepting chemotaxis protein: MSLFNNLRIFTKLMGAFGVVLLLFLATGIYALMQMSTMNDSANELADNWMVSVDAAQTMDALVGDYRRFELEHIISQSPEEMAGNEKRMDAIIGRLETAAATFAALLKMPEEKALFEEYQSAWTSYDTDHKKLLSLSLSGNTEEALAYYRGDSRTAFNKISEAIERNVAWNVEMGKAASDAASEAYAAAQLAVIILLSISILLGLGLAYVIARSITGAIREAMAAATSIADGDLTVKVEARSRDEIGQMMDTMQRMVAKLSQVISEVRSGADNLASASEEVSATSQSLSQASSEQASSVEETSASMEQMTASISQNTENASITDGMASKASREAVEGGEAVGQTVTAMKSIAEKISIIDDIAYQTNLLALNAAIEAARAGEHGKGFAVVAAEVRKLAERSQIAAQEIGEVAGSSVELAERAGRLLTEMVPSIQKTSDLVQEIAAASGEQSAGVEQINSAMEQLNQITQQNASASEELAATSEEMSSQAEQLQQAMAFFRTHDSHGAQAPMRQAKPAVPAKKARDVSRPVQDSEEFDASAYVRF; this comes from the coding sequence ATGAGCCTGTTCAATAACCTTCGAATTTTTACCAAACTGATGGGCGCCTTCGGTGTCGTCCTGCTGCTTTTCCTGGCCACCGGCATCTACGCTCTGATGCAGATGTCCACGATGAACGATTCCGCCAACGAACTGGCGGATAACTGGATGGTGTCGGTGGATGCTGCCCAGACCATGGATGCGCTGGTTGGCGATTACCGCCGGTTTGAGCTTGAGCACATCATTTCCCAGTCGCCTGAGGAAATGGCCGGCAATGAAAAGCGGATGGATGCCATCATTGGCCGGCTTGAAACCGCGGCCGCCACCTTTGCCGCCCTGTTGAAAATGCCAGAGGAAAAGGCGCTGTTCGAGGAGTATCAGAGCGCCTGGACCAGCTACGATACCGATCACAAGAAGCTGCTGTCGCTGTCGCTTTCCGGTAATACCGAGGAGGCTCTGGCGTACTATAGGGGTGACTCAAGAACGGCGTTCAACAAGATCAGCGAGGCCATCGAACGCAATGTGGCCTGGAACGTCGAAATGGGCAAGGCCGCCAGCGACGCCGCGAGCGAAGCCTATGCAGCAGCGCAACTGGCGGTCATCATCCTGCTTTCAATCAGCATTCTGCTTGGTCTTGGCCTGGCCTATGTGATTGCCCGCAGCATCACCGGTGCCATCCGTGAAGCCATGGCCGCGGCCACCAGCATTGCCGACGGCGATCTCACCGTTAAAGTGGAAGCCCGCAGCCGTGACGAGATTGGTCAGATGATGGACACCATGCAGCGCATGGTGGCGAAGCTGTCCCAGGTGATTTCCGAAGTTCGCTCAGGTGCCGACAACCTGGCGTCTGCATCGGAAGAGGTCAGCGCGACCAGCCAGTCGCTGTCCCAGGCGTCCAGCGAGCAGGCCTCCAGCGTTGAGGAAACCAGTGCCTCCATGGAGCAGATGACCGCGTCCATCAGTCAGAACACCGAGAATGCCTCCATTACCGACGGCATGGCCAGCAAGGCCTCCCGTGAAGCGGTGGAAGGTGGCGAGGCCGTTGGCCAGACCGTTACCGCCATGAAGAGCATTGCCGAGAAGATCTCGATCATCGACGACATTGCCTACCAGACCAACCTGCTGGCCCTGAACGCGGCCATTGAAGCCGCCCGGGCCGGCGAGCACGGCAAGGGCTTTGCGGTGGTGGCTGCCGAGGTTCGCAAGCTGGCCGAGCGCAGTCAGATCGCCGCCCAGGAAATTGGCGAAGTGGCCGGTTCCTCGGTTGAGCTGGCGGAGCGTGCCGGTCGCCTGCTCACCGAAATGGTGCCATCAATCCAGAAAACCTCCGATCTGGTGCAGGAGATTGCTGCCGCCTCTGGCGAGCAGTCCGCAGGTGTTGAGCAGATCAACAGTGCCATGGAGCAGCTGAACCAGATTACGCAGCAGAACGCCTCTGCCTCGGAGGAACTGGCCGCCACCTCGGAAGAGATGTCCTCCCAGGCCGAGCAGCTGCAACAGGCTATGGCCTTCTTCCGTACCCACGACAGCCACGGTGCCCAGGCACCCATGCGCCAGGCCAAGCCCGCGGTGCCTGCGAAAAAAGCCCGGGACGTGTCCCGGCCGGTGCAGGACAGCGAAGAGTTTGACGCCTCTGCCTACGTGCGCTTCTGA
- a CDS encoding chemotaxis protein CheA codes for MNMEQALQTFLDESRELLFDMENILLELETRPGEAELQNALFRCVHTVKGSAGMFGLDHVVAFTHVVENVLDRLRAHEISLSRELANLLLRCRDHISLLVEVPEPSDASGLQPAGQALLAELEPFQSLSVAETADPTPESPVSDGADDLWQIRIRIHADALRHGMDPLGFIRFLGTLGKLEQVSILEQGLPALPEFDAEACYLGFDLALRTAAGQSDIEDVFEFAGELYELQISRPQADDDPESIPSEACVGLELETEPAGDMRIGDAVDPQQSRRKKSVQHLRIQADKLDNLINLVGELVIASATVSLDAERSGDAASRETAANLNLLVEEIRDSSLDLRMVPIGETFQRFQRVVRDVSSELGKDIELVITGADTELDKTVVEKIADPLTHLVRNACDHGVELPEVRLGKGKSAQGRVHLNAYHESGAVVIEVSDDGSGLNRDRLLAKAVERDLVKPDAVLSDTELFNLIFEPGFSTVEQVTNLSGRGVGMDVVRRNIEALRGMVELESPGVAGGTTFRIRLPLTLAIIDGFLASVGEATYVVPLEMVVECTELSAEQQALSAGQDYLNLRQEVLPLVRLRDQFCVPGQPGRRQNIIVVRHAGRKAGLIVDDLLGEHQTVIKPLNGIFSHLKGLSGSTILGSGQVALILDVQALISQISHREQEALSAQGMRLNQPRHGLTQGIKSNEPVQ; via the coding sequence ATGAACATGGAACAGGCGCTGCAAACCTTCCTGGATGAGAGTCGGGAGCTTTTGTTCGACATGGAGAACATTCTGCTCGAACTGGAAACCCGGCCAGGAGAAGCGGAGCTTCAGAATGCGCTCTTTCGTTGTGTCCATACCGTCAAGGGCTCGGCCGGGATGTTCGGCCTGGACCACGTGGTGGCATTCACTCACGTGGTCGAGAATGTTCTCGATCGCCTGAGAGCCCACGAAATCTCCCTCAGCCGGGAGCTGGCAAACCTGCTTCTGCGCTGCCGGGACCACATCAGTCTTCTGGTGGAGGTGCCTGAGCCATCCGACGCTTCCGGGCTGCAGCCGGCGGGGCAGGCCTTGCTGGCGGAGCTTGAACCCTTCCAATCCCTGTCCGTCGCCGAGACGGCGGATCCGACACCGGAATCACCGGTTTCGGATGGCGCGGATGACCTTTGGCAGATCCGGATCCGCATCCACGCCGATGCCCTGCGCCACGGTATGGACCCGCTGGGCTTTATCCGCTTCCTGGGTACCCTGGGGAAACTGGAGCAGGTCTCGATCCTGGAACAGGGCCTGCCGGCACTTCCGGAATTCGATGCCGAGGCGTGCTACCTGGGTTTTGACCTGGCTCTGCGGACCGCAGCCGGTCAAAGCGACATCGAGGATGTGTTCGAATTTGCCGGTGAGCTATACGAGCTGCAGATCTCTCGTCCACAGGCTGACGATGATCCGGAGTCAATTCCGTCCGAGGCATGTGTCGGACTCGAGCTCGAAACGGAACCGGCTGGCGATATGCGCATCGGTGACGCCGTCGATCCCCAACAGAGCCGGCGGAAGAAATCGGTGCAACACCTGCGAATCCAGGCCGACAAGCTGGACAACCTGATCAATCTGGTTGGCGAGCTCGTGATTGCCTCTGCCACGGTATCTTTGGACGCGGAGCGCTCCGGCGATGCCGCTTCCCGGGAGACCGCCGCCAACCTCAACCTTCTGGTGGAGGAAATCCGCGACAGCTCCCTGGACCTGCGCATGGTGCCCATTGGTGAAACCTTCCAGCGCTTCCAGCGGGTGGTTCGCGATGTGTCGTCGGAGCTCGGCAAGGACATCGAGCTGGTGATCACCGGTGCCGACACCGAGCTGGACAAAACAGTGGTCGAGAAGATCGCCGATCCGCTCACTCACCTGGTCCGCAACGCATGCGACCATGGCGTCGAGTTGCCCGAGGTCCGCCTGGGCAAGGGCAAGTCGGCCCAGGGCAGGGTGCACCTGAATGCCTACCACGAGTCCGGCGCTGTGGTGATTGAGGTGAGCGATGACGGCAGCGGCCTCAACCGTGACCGACTTCTGGCCAAGGCTGTGGAGCGGGATCTGGTGAAGCCGGACGCAGTGCTCTCCGACACCGAACTTTTCAATCTGATTTTCGAGCCGGGATTTTCAACGGTGGAACAGGTAACCAACCTGTCCGGCCGCGGGGTGGGCATGGATGTGGTGCGCCGTAACATCGAGGCGCTGCGCGGCATGGTGGAGCTGGAATCGCCCGGCGTTGCCGGCGGTACCACCTTCCGAATCCGCCTGCCGCTGACCCTGGCCATTATTGATGGCTTCCTGGCCAGCGTTGGCGAAGCCACCTACGTGGTGCCCCTGGAGATGGTGGTCGAGTGCACGGAGCTGAGTGCCGAACAGCAGGCGCTCAGTGCCGGCCAGGACTACCTCAACCTGCGGCAGGAAGTCCTGCCTCTGGTGCGACTCAGGGATCAGTTCTGTGTGCCGGGCCAACCTGGCCGGCGACAGAACATCATTGTGGTGCGCCACGCCGGTCGCAAGGCGGGCCTGATCGTGGACGATCTGCTGGGCGAGCACCAGACCGTGATCAAACCGCTGAACGGCATTTTTTCTCATCTCAAAGGGTTGTCTGGCTCCACCATTCTGGGGAGTGGCCAGGTGGCCCTGATTCTGGACGTGCAGGCCCTGATCTCCCAGATAAGCCATCGGGAGCAGGAAGCGCTGAGTGCGCAGGGAATGCGTTTAAACCAACCAAGACATGGCCTAACACAGGGGATCAAATCCAATGAGCCTGTTCAATAA
- a CDS encoding STAS domain-containing protein, whose translation MNSVADFDNDTGCLSFRGELTIYEANAASEHLCQAFASGGLRSVDLGGVTELDTAGLQILLLARRLEVSGSQTVALVNHSEAVREVFELAELEGQP comes from the coding sequence ATGAACTCGGTTGCCGATTTCGACAACGATACCGGCTGTCTGTCGTTCCGGGGGGAGCTCACTATCTACGAGGCCAATGCTGCCTCGGAACATCTCTGCCAGGCCTTCGCCAGTGGCGGGCTTCGCAGTGTTGATCTGGGCGGTGTGACCGAGCTGGATACGGCCGGGTTGCAAATCCTGTTGCTGGCCAGACGCCTGGAAGTGTCGGGCAGTCAGACGGTTGCCCTCGTCAACCACAGCGAAGCTGTTCGAGAGGTCTTCGAGCTGGCCGAGCTGGAGGGACAGCCATGA
- a CDS encoding response regulator, with protein MAKSILIVDDSASIRQVVSLTLKGAGFDVIEASDGRDALAKLNGQRVHLMISDVNMPNMDGLTFLREVKARPEYKFTPVIMLTTESAEDKKMQGQAGGAKAWMVKPFQPQQMLAAVNKLVGP; from the coding sequence ATGGCTAAAAGTATTCTGATTGTGGATGACTCGGCGTCCATCCGGCAGGTGGTGTCACTCACCCTGAAGGGCGCGGGCTTTGATGTGATTGAAGCAAGCGACGGCAGGGACGCCCTCGCAAAGCTTAATGGGCAACGGGTTCATCTGATGATCTCGGACGTGAACATGCCGAACATGGATGGACTGACATTCCTGCGGGAGGTCAAGGCACGTCCGGAGTACAAGTTCACGCCCGTGATCATGCTCACGACCGAATCTGCCGAAGACAAGAAAATGCAGGGTCAGGCCGGCGGCGCCAAGGCCTGGATGGTCAAGCCGTTTCAGCCCCAGCAGATGCTGGCGGCGGTCAACAAGCTGGTGGGACCATGA
- a CDS encoding methyl-accepting chemotaxis protein, which translates to MALSELEPLVTKNPRLPVSMLMAVSAAPALVSATAFLLAIPGPGGFALAVALLAVGLGAALVARTLCTRGSAAFAAAMESQASELYVSDRPHRQTFEKLGSELLPIWSQQIETARTQTENAITDLTTCFSHLSGELRNATTMSSEVADSLEGGLGSVFGKAEKELQSVVNTLQRALEDRDGLLRQINGLDTFVDELDAMAQDVATIAGQTNLLALNAAIEAARAGEHGRGFAVVADEVRKLSRLSAETGERISTKVGYIGDSIRSAVSAAQASRGRDSEAVSASEHTIEQVLTSFRGFGTRLVESSEALRRTNVGIQSEVEQALVQLQFQDRTSQMLIHVRANIGAVSDTLGAGDLPDVDAVMRQMEASYAMAEERSNHRSNVRGKGQSKGPSTAVTGGDITFF; encoded by the coding sequence ATGGCCCTATCAGAATTGGAGCCACTCGTGACCAAAAATCCTCGCTTACCTGTATCGATGTTGATGGCTGTCAGCGCAGCACCCGCGCTGGTGAGCGCCACCGCGTTTCTTCTCGCCATACCCGGGCCGGGCGGGTTTGCTCTCGCAGTGGCGCTATTGGCCGTCGGGCTTGGCGCCGCCCTGGTGGCCAGAACACTCTGCACGCGCGGGTCGGCAGCGTTTGCCGCCGCCATGGAAAGTCAGGCTTCGGAGCTGTACGTATCGGATCGGCCCCACCGGCAGACCTTCGAGAAGCTTGGCTCTGAGCTGCTGCCTATCTGGTCCCAGCAGATCGAAACCGCCCGCACCCAGACCGAAAACGCCATTACCGATCTGACCACCTGTTTCAGTCACCTGTCCGGTGAGTTGCGCAATGCCACAACCATGTCATCGGAGGTGGCCGACTCACTGGAAGGCGGCCTCGGCAGTGTTTTCGGCAAGGCGGAGAAAGAGCTTCAGTCGGTGGTCAATACCCTGCAGAGAGCCCTAGAGGACCGGGATGGCCTGCTTAGGCAGATCAATGGCCTCGATACGTTTGTGGATGAACTCGACGCCATGGCCCAGGACGTTGCCACCATCGCCGGGCAGACCAATCTGCTGGCGTTGAATGCAGCCATTGAGGCGGCCCGGGCCGGCGAGCACGGCCGCGGTTTTGCGGTGGTGGCCGATGAGGTGCGCAAGCTTTCCAGGCTGTCCGCCGAAACCGGTGAACGGATCAGCACCAAAGTGGGATACATCGGTGATTCCATTCGCTCCGCCGTTAGTGCCGCCCAGGCGTCCCGGGGCCGTGACAGCGAAGCGGTGTCCGCCTCCGAGCACACCATTGAGCAGGTGCTCACGAGCTTCCGGGGCTTCGGTACCCGGCTGGTGGAGTCCTCCGAGGCCCTTCGTCGCACCAACGTTGGCATCCAGTCGGAAGTGGAACAGGCGCTGGTGCAGCTCCAGTTCCAGGACCGCACCAGCCAGATGCTGATTCACGTCCGCGCCAACATCGGCGCCGTGAGCGACACGCTGGGTGCCGGAGATCTGCCGGATGTGGACGCGGTGATGCGGCAGATGGAGGCCTCCTATGCCATGGCCGAAGAGCGCAGCAATCATCGCAGCAACGTTCGCGGCAAAGGCCAAAGCAAGGGGCCATCAACGGCCGTAACCGGCGGCGACATTACGTTTTTCTGA